In Piliocolobus tephrosceles isolate RC106 chromosome 6, ASM277652v3, whole genome shotgun sequence, the following are encoded in one genomic region:
- the SLC10A1 gene encoding sodium/bile acid cotransporter, translated as MMEAHNASAPFNFTLPPNFGKRPTDLALSIILVFMLFFVMLSLGCTMEFSKIKAHLWKPKGLAIALVAQYGIMPLTAFVLGKVFQLNNIEALAILVCGCSPGGNLSNVFSLAMKGDMNLSIVMTTCSTFCALGMMPLLLYLYSRGIYDGDLKDKVPYGRIILSLVPVLIPCTIGIVLKSKRPQYMRYVIKGGTIIILLCSVAVTVLSAINVGKSIMFAMTPLLIATSSLMPFIGFLLGYVLSALFCLNGRCRRTVSMETGCQNVQLCSTILNVAFPPEVIGPLFFFPLLYMIFQLGEGLFLIAIFRCYEKFKTPKDKTKMIYTAATTEETIPGALGNGTYKGEDCSPCTA; from the exons ATGATGGAGGCCCACAACGCATCTGCCCCTTTCAACTTCACCCTGCCACCCAACTTTGGCAAGCGCCCCACAGACCTGGCACTGAGCATCATCCTGGTGTTCATGTTGTTCTTCGTTATGCTCTCGCTGGGCTGCACCATGGAGTTCAGCAAGATCAAGGCTCACTTATGGAAGCCTAAAGGACTGGCCATCGCCCTGGTGGCACAGTATGGCATCATGCCCCTTACAGCCTTTGTGTTGGGCAAGGTCTTCCAGTTGAACAACATTGAGGCGCTGGCCATCCTGGTCTGTGGCTGCTCACCTGGAGGGAACCTGTCCAATGTCTTCAGTCTGGCCATGAAGGGGGACATGAACCTCAG CATTGTGATGACCACCTGCTCCACCTTCTGCGCCCTTGGCATGATGCCTCTCCTCCTGTACCTCTACTCCAGGGGGATCTATGATGGGGACCTGAAAGACAAGGTGCCCTATGGACGCATCATTTTATCACTGGTCCCAGTTCTCATTCCTTGCACCATAGGGATCGTCCTCAAATCCAAACGGCCACAATACATGCGCTATGTCATCAAG GGAGGGACGATCATCATTCTCTTGTGCAGTGTCGCTGTCACAGTTCTCTCTGCCATCAATGTGGGCAAGAGCATCATGTTTGCCATGACACCACTCTTGATTGCCACCTCCTCCCTGATGCCTTTTATTGGCTTTCTGCTGGGTTATGTTCTCTCCGCTCTCTTCTGCCTCAATGGACG GTGCCGACGCACTGTCAGCATGGAGACCGGATGCCAAAATGTCCAACTCTGTTCCACCATCCTCAATGTGGCCTTTCCCCCTGAAGTCATTGGaccacttttcttctttcctctcctctacATGATTTTCCAGCTTGGAGAAGGGCTTTTCCTCATTGCCATTTTTCGGTGCTATGAGAAATTCAAGACTCCCAAGG